From the genome of Aspergillus fumigatus Af293 chromosome 1, whole genome shotgun sequence, one region includes:
- a CDS encoding tRNA (cytosine-C5-)-methyltransferase: MAKRGGRKGGARGQRQNYADIPKTNEKLERFYTEQGFIPEEEREAFWEALRRDLPNSFRFTGSKGHALAVQEKLKNHYIPEITSIQYEGNFVEPPRPVPWYPDQLAWWMTTPKNVVRRFKPFASFQKFLVAETDVGNITRQEVVSMIPPLLIDVRPGMTVLDMCAAPGSKSAQLMELLHAGEEDAMRQVAQQVKEGKAGPEPMGPEGLDDDGRTTGLLIANDSDFKRAHMLVHQMKRLSSPNLIVTNHDATMYPSIRLPPLPEQDGKPQKNRYLKFDRILADVPCTGDGTARKNISVWREWGPANALGLHATQVRILVRALQMLKVGGRVVYSTCSMNPVENEAVVASAISRCGGSANVEILDCSNELPGLKRAAGVRTWKVMDREGRMYNSWKEVEEQREREGINGLGRIGEGMFPPTGENADLPLERCIRVYPHLQDTGGFFITVLEKKSEIRAKPEDSSKVIPKASIAALTEELDFKQKHGTARPLEKLDALDDLVAPGKEAQLEMDKSASVAEATHQVPYFSTNQISPAKRDAEDMAGDMEDEVPSKKTKVEDGTEVVLGDRPIHRPPPEAEDPDASESTPAPLPTETPQPESTETKPQPPQKRKPGQPIEEPFKYLDPNNEEIDPIFKFYEISERFPRDRFMVRNAQATPTRTIYYTSALARDILMANEGHGMKFVHCGVKMFVKQDAQRPNVCRWRIQTDGLRILEPWVGPRRAVVLTKKETLRKLLVEMFPKVADDGWKDLGEIGERVRDIEMGCSILYVRPEENFSEHMVLPLWRSLHSVNLMLPKEERRAMLLRIFNDEPQLLNITQQGTPQSSTPVVETNEEDVSGMAPTEAEENALKQENLAIGEDQQEQVDTRETWTKAGDEDDRFNTTV, translated from the exons ATGGCTAAGCGTGGTGGTAGGAAG GGCGGTGCGCGCGGGCAGCGCCAGAATTACGCGGACATTCCCAAAACGAATGAGAAGCTCGAGCGCTTCTATACTGAACAAGGCTTCATtccagaggaagagagagaagcaTTCTGGGAAGCTCTGCGCAGGGACCTTCCCAACAGTTTCCGATTCACTGGTTCAAAAGG ACACGCCCTTGCTGTCCAGGAAAAGCTCAAGAATCACTATATTCCCGAAATCACCTCAATCCAGTATGAGGGTAACTTTGTCGAGCCGCCACGCCCAGTTCCTTGGTACCCGGACCAGCTCGCATGGTGGATGACCACCCCTAAGAACGTTGTCCGGCGATTCAAGCCTTTCGCCTCATTTCAGAAGTTCCTTGTCGCCGAGACGGACGTTGGCAATATCACTCGACAGGAGGTTGTGAGCATGATTCCTCCACTGCTCATTGACGTCAGACCTGGAATGACTGTTCTGGACATGTGCGCCGCACCGGGAAGTAAGTCAGCGCAGTTAATGGAACTGCTTCATGCGGGAGAGGAAGATGCGATGCGCCAGGTCGCGCAGCAAGTGAAGGAAGGGAAGGCGGGGCCGGAACCTATGGGCCCCGAGGGTCtcgacgacgatggcagAACCACCGGCCTTCTCATCGCCAACGATTCCGATTTCAAACGTGCACACATGCTTGTCCATCAGATGAAACGACTGAGCTCCCCGAATCTGATCGTCACGAATCACGACGCCACTATGTATCCCTCCATCAGACTGCCTCCTCTCCCAGAACAAGACGGCAAGCCCCAGAAGAACAGATACCTGAAATTCGACCGCATCCTTGCTGATGTCCCTTGCACCGGTGATGGTACTGCCAGGAAGAACATTAGCGTGTGGAGAGAATGGGGCCCTGCCAACGCCCTGGGTCTGCACGCTACACAGGTTCGAATCCTTGTTCGTGCGTTGCAGATGCTGAAGGTTGGTGGACGGGTAGTCTACTCCACTTGCAGCATGAACCCTGTTGAGAACGAGGCTGTCGTTGCTAGTGCTATTAGTCGCTGCGGAGGCTCGGCCAACGTTGAAATCCTCGATTGCAGCAATGAATTGCCCGGACTGAAGAGAGCTGCTGGCGTGCGCACATGGAAGGTCATGGATCGTGAGGGCCGTATGTACAACAGCTGGAAAGAGGTCGAAGAGCAGAGGGAGCGTGAAGGCATCAACGGCCTGGGCCGGATTGGCGAAGGCATGTTCCCGCCTACTGGAGAGAATGCAGACTTGCCTCTGGAGAGATGCATCCGCGTCTACCCTCATCTCCAAGATACCGGtggtttcttcatcactgtcCTCGAGAAGAAATCTGAAATTCGCGCCAAGCCGGAAGACTCCTCTAAGGTCATCCCCAAGGCCTCCATTGCAGCTCTGACTGAGGAGCTGGATTTCAAGCAGAAGCATGGAACCGCGCGCCCTCTTGAAAAGCTCGATGCATTAGACGACCTGGTGGCCCCCGGTAAAGAGGCCCAGTTGGAGATGGATAAGAGCGCTTCTGTTGCTGAAGCGACGCACCAAGTGCCCTACTTCTCAACGAACCAGATTTCGCCTGCAAAGAGAGATGCAGAGGACATGGCTGGGGACATGGAAGATGAAGTCCCATCCAAGAAGACCAAAGTGGAGGATGGCACTGAAGTAGTACTGGGTGATCGTCCAATCCACCGTCCTCCGCCCGAGGCAGAGGACCCTGACGCCTCTGAGAGCACCCCTGCTCCGCTCCCTACGGAGACCCCTCAGCCAGAGTCAACCGAGACAAAGCCCCAGCCCCCGCAGAAGCGGAAGCCGGGCCAGCCGATTGAGGAACCATTCAAATATCTGGATCCCAATAACGAGGAAATCGACCCGATTTTCAAATTCTACGAAATTTCCGAGCGGTTCCCACGTGACCGCTTCATGGTCCGTAACGCGCAGGCGACCCCTACAAGAACTATCTACTACACCAGTGCATTGGCGCGTGACATTCTGATGGCTAACGAGGGTCATGGCATGAAATTTGTGCATTGCGGTGTGAAGATGTTCGTCAAGCAAGACGCACAACGCCCCAACGTCTGCCGCTGGCGCATCCAGACCGATGGTTTGCGCATCCTTGAACCCTGGGTGGGTCCTCGTAGAGCGGTCGTCCTGACCAAGAAGGAGACCTTGCGCAAACTCCTTGTAGAGATGTTCCCCAAAGTTGCCGATGATGGCTGGAAGGATCTCGGGGAGATTGGCGAACGTGTGCGGGATATCGAAATGGGCTGTAGCATTTTGTATGTTCGGCCGGAGGAGAACTTTAG TGAACACATGGTGCTTCCTCTTTGGCGGTCGCTGCATTCGGTCAACCTCATGCTTCCCAAGGAAGAGCGCCGTGCTATGCTCCTACGTATATTTAACGACGAGCCTCAGCTGTTGAACATTACCCAGCAAGGCACGCCTCAGTCGTCCACTCCAGTAGTCGAGACGAATGAGGAAGACGTGTCTGGAATGGCTCCTAcggaagcggaagagaaTGCCCTGAAGCAGGAAAACCTAGCAATAGGTGAGGATCAGCAGGAGCAGGTTGATACTCGGGAGACGTGGACCAAGGCcggcgacgaagatgaccGGTTTAACACAACTGTATAA
- the lacA gene encoding glycoside hydrolase family 35 protein codes for MKLLSVCAIALLAAQAAGASIKHMLNGFTLMEHSDPAKRELLQKYVTWDEKSLFVNGERIMIFSGEVHPFRLPVPSLWLDVFQKIKALGFNCVSFYVDWALLEGKPGEYRAEGNFALEPFFDVAKQAGIYLLARPGPYINAEASGGGFPGWLQRVNGTLRTSDPAYLKATDNYIAHVAATIAKGQITNGGPVILYQPENEYSGACCDATFPDGDYMQYVIDQARNAGIVVPLINNDAWTGGHNAPGTGKGEVDIYGHDSYPLGFDCGHPSVWPKGNLPTTFRTDHLKQSPTTPYSLIEFQAGSFDPWGGPGFAACAALVNHEFERVFYKNDLSFGAAILNLYMTFGGTNWGNLGHPGGYTSYDYGSPLTESRNVTREKYSELKLIGNFVKASPSYLLATPGNLTTSGYADTADLTVTPLLGNGTGSYFVVRHTDYTSQASTPYKLSLPTSAGRLTVPQLGGTLTLNGRDSKIHVVDYNVAGTNIIYSTAEVFTWKNFGDSKVLILYGGPGEHHELAVSLKSDVQVVEGSNSEFKSKKVGDVVVVAWDVSPSRRIVQIGDLKIFLLDRNSVYNYWVPQLDKDDSSTGYSSEKTTASSIIVKAGYLVRTAYTKGSGLYLTADFNATTPVEVIGAPSNVRNLYINGEKTQFKTDKNGIWSTEVKYSAPKIKLPSMKDLDWKYLDTLQEVQSTYDDSAWPAADLDTTPNTLRPLTTPKSLYSSDYGFHTGYLIYRGHFVADGSETTFDVRTQGGSAFGSSVWLNESFLGSWTGLNANADYNSTYKLPQVEQGKNYVLTILIDTMGLNENWVVGTDEMKNPRGILSYKLSGRDASAITWKLTGNLGGEDYQDKIRGPLNEGGLYAERQGFHQPQPPSQKWKSASPLDGLSKPGIGFYTAQFDLDIPSGWDVPLYFNFGNSTKSAYRVQLYVNGYQYGKFVSNIGPQTSFPVPQGILNYQGTNWVALTLWALESDGAKLDDFELVNTTPVMTALSKIRPSKQPNYRQRKGAY; via the exons ATGAAGCTTCTCTCTGTCTGCGCAATTGCCTTGTTGGCAGCTCAGGCAGCGGGTGCTTCCATCAAGCACATGCTCAATGGCTTCACTCTTATGGAGCACTCGGATCCTGCGAAGCGGGAACTGCTACAGAAATAC GTCACCTGGGATGAGAAGTCACTGTTTGTCAATGGCGAGAGAATCATGATTTTCAGCGGCGAAGTTCACCCTTTCAG ACTGCCCGTTCCTTCGCTGTGGCTCGATGTCTTTCAGAAAATCAAGGCCCTGGGGTTCAATTGCGTTTCATTCTACGTCGACTGGGCCCTCCTCGAAGGAAAACCTGGCGAGTACAGGGCTGAAGGCAACTTTGCCCTCGAGCCTTTCTTTGACGTGGCTAAGCAGGCAGGAATCTATCTCCTCGCTCGTCCTGGACCTTATATCAATGCTGAGGCTTCGGGCGGTGGTTTCCCTGGATGGTTGCAGAGAGTGAACGGAACCCTGCGGACATCCGATCCCGCGTACCTGAAGGCTACTGATAA CTACATTGCCCATGTTGCTGCTACTATTGCCAAAGGCCAAATCACAAACGGGGGCCCCGTCATTCTTTATCAACCGGAGAATGAGTACAGCGGGGCGTGTTGTGATGCTACTTTCCCCGATGGGGACTACATGCAATATGTCATCGACCAGGCTCGAAACGCCGGTATTGTTGTACCATTGATCAATAACGATGCCTGGACTGGAGGACACAATGCCCCTGGGACGGGCAAGGGCGAGGTTGACATCTATGGTCACGATAGCTATCC ACTAGGATTTGACTGT GGACACCCAAGCGTTTGGCCCAAGGGCAACCTGCCAACCACTTTCCGGACGGATCACTTGAAGCAGAGCCCGACAACCCCGTACTCTCTTATTGAG TTCCAAGCAGGTTCCTTTGATCCATGGGGTGGACCCGGCTTTGCAGCATGCGCCGCCCTCGTCAATCACGAGTTCGAGAGAGTATTCTACAAGAATGACCTAAGCTTTGGAGCTGCTATCCTGAACTTGTACATG ACCTTTGGCGGCACGAACTGGGGTAACCTTGGCCATCCCGGTGGATACACATCCTACGATTATGGATCGCCGCTGACTGAATCTCGCAATGTCACTCGAGAGAAGTACAGTGAGCTCAAGTTAATCGGTAACTTCGTGAAAGCCTCGCCGTCTTACCTTCTGGCTACGCCTGGCAATTTGACTACCTCTGGATATGCCGACACCGCTGATTTGACCGTGACTCCTTTGCTGGGCAATGGCACTGGATCGTACTTTGTTGTCAGACATACGGATTACACCAGCCAGGCATCTACCCCGTACAAACTCAGCCTCCCAACCAGTGCTGGAAGACTCACAGTTCCCCAGCTCGGCGGTACTCTGACGCTCAATGGACGTGATTCCAAAATTCATGTTGTGGACTACAACGTCGCGGGGACCAATATCATATACTCGACTGCCGAAGTCTTCACCTGGAAGAACTTTGGGGATAGCAAAGTCCTCATCTTGTATGGTGGACCTGGCGAGCACCATGAGCTGGCGGTTTCCCTCAAGTCCGACGTCCAGGTCGTCGAAGGATCTAATTCAGAATTCAAGTCGAAGAAGGTGGGGGATGTTGTTGTGGTTGCCTGGGATGTGTCTCCATCCCGCCGTATTGTCCAGATTGGCGACCTCAAGATATTCCTGCTGG ATAGGAACTCTGTCTACAATTACTGGGTGCCACAACTTGACAAGGACGACTCGTCAACGGGCTACAGCTCCGAAAAGACTACTGCTTCGTCCATTATTGTCAAGGCTGGTTACCTTGTGCGAACCGCTTATACTAAGGGCTCCGGCCTCTATCTTACTGCTGACTTCAACGCAACAACTCCTGTCGAAGTGATCGGAGCCCCGTCAAACGTCCGGAACCTGTACATCAACGGCGAGAAGACCCAGTTCAAGACCGATAAGAATGGTATCTGGTCAACTGAGGTCAAGTACAGTGCTCCTAAGATCAAGCTTCCCAGCATGAAGGATCTGGATTGGAAGTATCTTGATACTCTGCAGGAGGTTCAGTCAACCTATGACGATTCTGCGTGGCCAGCAGCCGACCTGGACACCACACCTAACACCTTGCGACCCTTGACCACGCCAAAGTCTCTGTACTCGTCGGACTATGGCTTCCATACGGGTTACCTGATCTACCGCGGCCACTTTGTTGCTGACGGCAGCGAGACTACATTTGACGTGCGCACGCAAGGAGGCTCGGCCTTTGGCAGTTCCGTCTGGCTGAACGAATCATTCCTAGGCTCCTGGACTGGTCTCAACGCCAATGCGGACTACAACTCAACCTACAAATTGCCGCAGGTCGAGCAAGGCAAGAACTATGTCCTCACTATTCTCATTGACACAATGGGCCTCAACGAGAACTGGGTTGTCGGCACGGACGAGATGAAGAACCCCCGGGGTATTCTCTCCTACAAGCTCTCCGGCCGGGACGCCTCCGCCATCACCTGGAAATTGACCGGAAACCTCGGCGGAGAGGATTACCAAGACAAGATCCGCGGCCCTCTGAACGAAGGTGGATTGTATGCCGAACGGCAAGGCTTCCACCAGCCCCAGCCGCCCAGCCAGAAGTGGAAATCAGCTAGTCCTCTCGATGGGTTATCCAAGCCTGGCATTGGCTTCTACACCGCTCAGTTTGATCTGGATATCCCAAGCGGGTGGGACGTGCCGCTCTACTTCAACTTTGGCAACAGCACGAAGTCAGCCTACCGGGTGCAGCTGTATGTCAACGGATACCAGTACGGCAAGTTCGTCAGCAACATAGGCCCTCAGACAAGCTTCCCCGTCCCGCAGGGTATCCTGAACTATCAGGGAACCAATTGGGTTGCGTTGACTCTCTGGGCACTCGAGTCGGATGGTGCCAAGTTGGATGACTTTGAGTTGGTGAACACCACACCAGTCATGACTGCCCTATCAAAAATTCGGCCATCAAAGCAGCCAAATTATCGTCAACGGAAGGGGGCGTATTGA